The proteins below come from a single Ktedonobacterales bacterium genomic window:
- a CDS encoding IS1 family transposase, which translates to MVTLQTVVDTLPRATRSTSDGHAAYQEVVWPEGSQHLVSIGKEETYTVESLNANLRTYLKRLARRCRCFSRSLDALRRAVRLFVYYYNQRQRLYLAHPRLRGHLPLLN; encoded by the coding sequence CTGGTCACCTTACAAACGGTGGTAGACACCTTGCCCAGGGCGACACGCTCCACCAGCGATGGGCATGCCGCCTATCAAGAAGTGGTCTGGCCTGAAGGCAGCCAGCATCTGGTCTCGATAGGCAAGGAAGAAACCTACACCGTCGAAAGTCTCAATGCCAACTTGCGCACGTATCTCAAGCGGTTAGCGCGCCGCTGCCGCTGTTTCAGTCGCTCCCTGGACGCCTTACGGCGTGCGGTGCGGCTCTTTGTCTATTATTACAACCAGCGCCAGCGGCTCTATCTCGCGCATCCCAGACTGCGCGGACATTTGCCTCTGCTCAATTAG